The genomic interval GGGCATAACCCGACTTAGACTCTGCACCGCCAAGCATCCTATATCATTCTCTCCCGCAGTGCGGGATCTTCGCTTCGCTTCGATCTTAATTTTTTTGGTAATTAAAAATTAAATTTTTATTTTTGGCTGCTATTGAATTGGCGTTGCAGCGACTATGCCAAATCCGTTGAAATCTTAAATACTTTTACTTAACTCAGTTATTATGCGAATCTTAATAAAAAAAACCATGACTATAAAATATAATTGTATTTGCATTTCAACGATAATGCAGTTATTTGCTTCTAATTTACATTGTCAAGATACTTTGGTTTTTAATAATCACATTAATGGTATTAAAGCGGTAAATATCGGGGTAAATATTTCTGGAAATCTTGACAGAATGGGAATTAACGGAGGAAAATGGCATTTTATTGATTCTTTGGACGCCCCATTGGGCGACAATAATTATGATTATATACTTGACTTTAAGGAAGGATTAGCGGCAGTTTGTTTAGGTACGGTAATTGATGTTAAGCCATTAAAAGAAATTAAGCACTTTACAAAGGAGGAAAAAATCATCCTTGACGAGAAATCATTTTCTAAAGAAAATAATGATTATAAAAATTCAAGAACAGTTACAACAATTACCAAATATAAAACGAAGACAATAAATGAAACTAAGACATTAATTCGCAATAGGAAGAGTTTTAGAGAAGGTGGAAAATGGGGATTTATTGATATTACAGGTAAGGTAATTATAGATTTATCTTTTGAAGCAGTTAGTAGCTATTCAAATGGATTGGCTGCAGTTAGAAAGAATGGGAAATGGGGATTTATAGATACAATTGGCAATCTCGTAATTCCAAATATTTATTATAATTTTATTGATTTTCAAAATAAATTCACTTTCGTTAAAACAAGAGAAGAGTCTGATTATATGTCATGGATCATTATTGATAGATCTGGAAATAGAGTTACTAATAGATATTATGGTTCGCTTTCCGGCATTCCCAAAAGTAAATACAACAATAATAATTCAATTAATTATTATTGGAAAGAGTTCATAGATGATAAAATGGAGTTGACACTATATGATAGCTCAGGATTATTTTTAGTTGAAGATGTTAAAACTCAACTTAGAGGATATATAGACTCTTTTGGAAAGGAAATAATACCTCCAATTTATGTACAAATTTCTGCTAATAAGGATGGACTTTTTTGTGCTTTACTGCCAAACCGTGAAATGGGTTATTTAGACAAATTTGGAAAAGTACAGATTCCTTTTGAGTTTTATATAGGATCATTTGCTAAATATGATTATACACTTGATAAATGCGAGTTTAAGGATGGGTTTGCAATAGTTGAAAGAGGTAATAAAACTGGCTATATTTCTAAAGATGGTAAATTTATTTTGTATTGTAAAAAAAATAAACTTTATGACAAAGATGGTAACCTAAAATTAAAATGCGGGGATTGCCCTAATTCGTATACGAACAACAGATCTATGGGGTCTATATATTCGATGTTTAAGGGGTTTAAAAAATTCAAAAATGGCAAAGCCGAAATATGCTTAGATAGTGAAGATTATAAAACCCAAAATGTGTACATTTTGGATAGTGTAGGCAATTTAATTCCTTCACAAGGTAAATGTACTTTAGATTACACATATTATCATGATTAGGCACCACAAATTATCCAACACAACATCTACGCCTATTTGCGACAAACCCAATCCCCAAACCCAACACCGCAGCAAACAACGCAGATGTTCACGTTCGCTGAAACCATAAAAAATAAAATAAAATAAGATGAATATAATAAAATATTTATTCGGTAGTGGCTCTAACAAGCCGCAGAAATTAATATTCCGGTTAACCTGACCGTTACAAGCACTCTATTACGATAACTCGGGACAGTTACAAGCATTTCAAATCAACTGCTACGCTGGAGGTTTTCCAAACTTTCATTGGGACCGAAACGGAATACTTGCAACTTTTCCGCCACAACAGCAAGCACCATTGGACAGCATTGTTCCACTTGACACGCAACTAAAATATTTACGGCTTCTCTCACAAACAAAAAAGTTTTCAGCAGACAGTTTCGACTCTATTGTAATCGTTTATTGGAACAGGTTTATGGGCAGACAAAGTAAGCGGCTAATTCGTTTTGTTCAGGACAACAGTAAACTTGCGACAGAAAAAAAAGTGAAAATAATTTATGTAAATAATGACAATATTTTTGCAGGACAATAACAGACCGGCAGCAGGTATCATGTGTTTTAAAAAAGTGGGGCCGAGTCACTTCGCAGAAAGAGAGTCACAAATAGGAGGTTCAGTGGTACGATGGAAATCCAGTGCTAAAACTTCCCACCTATCTAAAGCACAGACTCGTTAGCCCCAATGCCAAGAATTATTGAAATAAATAAAATTCGTAGCTTTGTTTAAAATTAGTTTATGAGCACAATAATGGTAAAAACCGACAAGCAAAGCAGTAAAATTCTTTCAGAACTCGCTAAAAAGCTTGGAGCCAATGTGGTTGATATTAAAGATGAACAATTTGAAGATTTTATGTTAGGGGCTGTAATGAAATCTGTTAAAACTGGAAAAACCGTTTCTAGAAATACAATTTTCAAAAAATTAAAAAGCAAATAATTGTTGAATACGACAAATCATTTGAAAAATCTCTTGAAAAGTCTGATTCGCTGAGACAACTTAAAAATGTTACTAAACTCGTTGGATATAAAGTGTACTACAGAATAAAAATTAATGAGTACAGATTAGGTTTTGAGAAAATTGATGAGAATAAAATAAGACTAATCATTATAGCCCACCGAAAAGATATTTACAAACAGTTCCCATAATAAAAAAAGCACAGGGCATAAAACGACTTAGACTCTACACCGCCAAGCATCCTATATCATTCTCTCCCGCAGCGCGGGATCTTCGCTTCGATTTTAATTTTTTTTGGCAATTAATAAATATTTTTTTTATAACCGCTTTTGTTTTACAATGAATCCCGCTCCATCAAAATGTACCTTAGAAAACTATATTTATTGATATAAGTATGATTATTAAAAACATTACAATCAATCCACTCATAAACAAATATTCAGCAATTCTTTCATAGAATGAAGCCCTCGCACTTATATTCCGAATAGATATAAAAGATAAAATACAACTGAGCATAAAAAGTATAGCAACAAAAGCCGTCAATTCATCAATGATACTTGCTTCTGTCAGATTCTGTAATTTTAAAGCGGTCAATACTATAAAACAGAGTCCTAATAAATTTGAAGAGGTGTTTAATATATGCGCAGATTTATTTTGTTCCATAAATTAATATTAAACTTGTATTTAAATGTTTCTATAATTACTTTAATCGCAAATTCAAAGATTTAAAAATTGTAATTGAAACCAAGCATTACTCTTTTATTTGAATATGCCGTTTGAAAGCTAATGTTTTCTTTGTGTTTTTGAATCCATTTATATTGTCCCAGCTTATATGCCAGATTCGTTGCTAAAATACCAATCGCTGCTCCAGCTAATACATCCGATGCCCAGTGTTTATTATTGGCCATTCTGAATAGTCCGATCGTGGTTGCTAAAGAATATCCTGCTATACTATATAAAACACTTTCATCTCCTAATTCTTTATGTAAAAAAGTAGCTGCTACAAATGCCTGAGCCGTATGCCCCGAAGGAAAGGAATTATGATCAGAACCATCGGGCCTTTTAATATGTGTCAACTTCTTCATCGGCAACACGAATAAACCGGTAAATAATTCTGCTTTTAACAATAAAAAACTTCGGTCTAAAAAATTATTTTTCGCTTTTGCTCCAAACAAATCCGCCAGATATACAATCGCGACCGGAGCAAATTGCCCGTAATCATCTAAGTGATTATGAAATCCTGAGAACCATTTATTTCTACCCTCTGTAAATTCATGATTTCCAATGATATCATTATCTGTGAGTGCAATAATGGATGTAGAAAAAAGTAGACCCGGTATTAAAATATCACTGGACGTAATTTTTAAATTCTTGAATTTTAAAGTATCTTCATTTTGCGCAATAGAAATCGAAAGATTGATCGTAAATATTAAATAGAGTATAAAACAAAAATGAATATCCAGCATTTTCTTAATGCATCTCCTGAAATCAATTTTAATATATCTACATACCATAGCGTTCTCAATAAAAATATTAAATCCTATAGAATTAATAAATCTTCTGCACCAGTAAAGCCTTATAAAACGAAAAATCGACTTAATTATTTAAAACCATTTATCTTTCACCCTTTATTTAATATACTTTTTAAAAAAAATGCAAGCACAATATCTGTTAATTTTCTATATCCTATTCCTGTGCTCTTGTAGCAAATCTAATACATTGAAATCAAATTGTGTAGAAAATCCAAGGCCAGATTGTATCTGTACCCTTGATTATAATCCGGTTTGCGCTTGTAATCATAAAACCTATTCAAATGCTTGTGCTGCTGAATGTGCCGGAATTACAGACTATGCTCCGGGGGAATGTAAATGAATCAAAAATATAAATTGAATAGCTTTCATTTAATGTCTATTTTCTTCTTAATTTCGGAATTCAAATTAATTCTTTTATCCATTGGAACGCATTAGTGTTTTTGACATTTTTAAAATCGGTATCGGGCCTTCCAGTTCACATACCATGGGTCCCTGGAAAGCAGCTCAACAGTTTATAAATGAATTAAAACTTGCCGGTAATTTAGAATCCATAGAACGGATTCAGGTGGAATTATTTGGCTCCTTAGCAAAAACTGGAAAAGGACATGGTACAGATATCGCTATTATTTTAGGTTTACAAGGTGAAGATCCGGCAACCATTCCATTAGACGATGTACATACCAAACTTGACTATGTGCAACAACATTTAAGGCTACCCTTAAATCCAAAATATGCGATCCCTTTTAATCCTGATCAGGATATTCTTTTTTATTATGATCAAATTTTAGCATTTCATTCAAATGGTTTGCGTTTTCGTGCCTTTTTTAAAAATGAAACGGCTCAAAGTTTTACCTACTTTTCTACCGGTGGAGGCTTTGTGGTTAAAGAAGGGGATGAAAAACTTTTAGCTGCGATCCAAATGCCCTATCCTATTGATAAAGCTGAGGATTTAGAAAACTATTGTAATCTCTTAAAATTACCCATCTCTGCTGTTGTATTACAAAATGAATTAGCGCTCCGAACGGAATCTGAAATCAGACAAAAATTATTAGGACTTTGGGATGTAATGAAACAATGTATTTTTAAAGCCTGTCATACAGATGGTGTTTTACCTGGCGGTCTGAATGTGCAACGCCGGGCTCAGGGTATGGCAAGCAAACTTATGCAATCTTCAAATTATTCAAATGCAGATGCCTGGATGCAAATCATAAAATCCAGTAAACATACATTTACCAGTACTTTAAATTGGTTGAGTTGCTTTGCTTTAGCGGTAAATGAAGAAAATGCTGCATTTGGTCGTATCGTTACCGCACCTACAAATGGTGCTGCCGGTGTAATCCCAGCGGTCTTAATGTATCAACTTTGTTTTACTGAAAAAGATACAGACGATGATATTATCCGGTTTTTATTAACCGCTGGTGAAATGGGAAGTCTCTTTAAAAAAGGAGCTACCATTTCTGCGGCTATGGGTGGCTGCCAGGCTGAAATTGGCGTATCTTCAGCAATGGCTGCTGCCGCTTTAACAGAATGTCAGGGTGGAAGCTTCGAAAAAGCTATGATGGCTGCTGAAATTGCAATGGAACATCATCTTGGTTTAACCTGCGATCCGATTGGAGGGCTGGTACAAATTCCTTGTATCGAAAGAAATACGATGGGCGCCATTAAAGCCGTGACCGCTTCTCAAATTGCTATGGAATCAGATCCTTCAAAAGCTTTAGTAAGCCTGGATGCTGTTATAAAAACAATGAAAGAAACAGCAAAAGATATGAATTCTAAATATAAAGAAACTTCAGATGGCGGACTCGCAATTCATATTCCAGTTAATATTGTAGAATGCTAATCTATCCTTCTAAGCTGTTTAGAATGCTTAGCAAAAAATTAAATAAAATAAAACTTTTGCTTTTTAAAAATGTCTGAGCTCCCTTTAAACACATTTGATTTTGATGTCATTATTCTTGGTGGAGGTGCTGCTGGTTTTTTTTCTGCAATCAATTTAGCAGAACTAAAGCCGGGTCTTCGGATTCTAATCCTGGAAGCAGCAAAAGATACTTTAAATAAAGTTAGAATATCTGGAGGTGGTCGTTGTAATGTAACGCATGCTTGTTTTGATCCCGAAGTTTTAGTGAACTATTACCCACGAGGTTTTAAAGAATTACTCGGACCGTTTTACTTTTTTGGACCCGCACAATGTATAGAATGGTTTGAAAAATATGGTGTTGATTTGAAAACAGAAGCGGATGGTAGAATGTTTCCGGTTTCTAATACCTCTTTAACTATTTTAGAATGTTTTTATAAATTAATTTACAAACATCATATTGAAGTCCGCTGTAGTACCCGGGTAACTAATTTCTATTTTGATTTGGATTCTAATCGTTGGATCGTTTCTGCAAATACTCTGCAGTTAAATTGTTCTAAATTAATTGTGACCACGGGAAGTGATGCTCGTTGTTGGGAACTGTTAAAAAATCTTGGACATGATATCATTGCTCCGGTGCCTTCTTTATTTACGTTTAATGTGGTAGATAAAAAAATAAAAGAATTGATGGGTGTTAGTTTTTCAAATGTCAAATTGCAAATTGTCGGAACAAATTTAGAATCAACGGGCCCGATGTTAATAACACACTGGGGATTTAGCGGACCTGCAATTCTAAAACTATCAGCCTGGGGTGCGCGGCTCCTCGCAGAAAAAAAGTATACATTCGAAATGATTATTAATTGGTTAAACTTTAGTGAAGAGGACATTAAAAGCTGTATTCTGGATTGTAAAAACAATAAGCCAAAGAAAAAAATCGTTTCTCAATCAATTATGCAATTACCCATTCGCTTATGGCAGTATTTAATGGAGCGCGCAGGAATTTCAGTGGATTTAATCTGGAATCAAATTTCAGGAAATCAAATTAAAGATTTAATAAAAGTCTTATCAAGTTCAATATTTTCAATTCAAGGAAAGAGTACCTTTAAAGAAGAATTTGTTACCGCAGGAGGTGTGGATCTTAAAAATATTAATTTTAAAACCTTCGAAAGTAAAAAATGTGCAGGTCTTTATCTCGCAGGAGAAGTATTAAATATAGATGCTGTAACCGGTGGTTTTAATTTTCAATCTGCCTGGACCGGAGCTTATATGATTGCAGATCAGATCGCAAAATCAGATCTATAAATATTTTTTCAAGCTTCTGTTCAGAAAATATGAATTGAAATGAATATAATAAATCATATATCATTTTATTCATTATGAAATTCAATAACAATCTAATGTATACATATATATATTAAATTAGATTTCTCGTTGAATTTGAATAGATGTTACTGATTTTTAAATGGATACACATATTTATTTATAATACTAAAGATGGAGAGCGTTTGAACTAAAAATTGCTAAAAAATCAGGGTTTACCCTGATAAAAATCAGGGTTTACCCTGATTGTATATTTGAAATACTATTGTAACTTTGTGCCAATATTCTTCCCTTCCATATCCTTTTACGGCCACAGGCTAGTTTTTTTATAACATTAAATTATAAACCAATGCAATACTTCAAAAATCTTTGCATGGCATTTATTTGCCTATCTATTACTATGACTTCATTTGCTCAAGGAGTAAGTGAAATTAAAGTCAACGAACAAAATGGAATGCCTTTACCTGCAATTGCCCAAAAAGTTTATGACGCAAAAGCAACTTATGGTGGCTTCCAAAATATTCAGGCTTTACAATTAGGGAGCCAAAAGCAAACTCGTTTTACAGCAGCCCTGAATAATCAATACCAAATTCTGGAACCTATTCAATCGGTTTTAGAAAAACTGGTAAAAGAGAAACCGGATCAATTGACTTTATCTATTCCAACAAATAGTCGGGAAGTTATAAAGCTCGATTTAATTAGAGTCAACCTTTTAGCAGAGGGTTTTAAAGTGTACACCTCTTCAAATGATAAAACACCCATTGATTATGAAGCAGGTGCATATTATAGAGGTGTAATACAAGGGAAAGAAAATAATAGTATTGCTTCTATTAGTATTTTCAAGGATCAAATTCTGGGTAGTTTTTCATCTGGAGATGGCAATATGGTAATTCAGGCATTACCTGATTTTCCAGGTCAGCTCATTTTATTTAATGATAAAGACATCCAGGAGGATTTTGCTTTTGAATGTTTGACGGATGAATTACAAACAATTCAAAAACCTATACAACCTCGGGGTATTCAAGCCAGTGGTGATTGTATTCGGGTTTATATTGAATGTGATTATGCTCTTTTTCAAAATAAAGGGAGTAGCTCTGCAACGGTCACCTGGATTACCGCAGTTTTTAATAATGTGGCAACTTTATATGCAAACGAAAGTATAAATACTACCGTATCAGAAGTCTTTGTTTGGACAACCGCGGATTCTTATAGTAAAACAAGCTCCATAGATGCACTAAACCAATTTAAAGCAGCCAGACCAAGTTTCAATGGGGATTTGGCTCATTTAGCAGCTCTTGGAGGTAATAATATTGGTGGTGTTGCCTGGTTGGATGTATTGTGCTCTACCTATAAATATGCCTATAGTAACATTTCGGCTACTTATGCAAGCGTGCCAACCTATAGTTGGACCGTTGAAGTGATGACGCACGAAATGGGACATAATGTTGGTTCGAATCATACACAATGGTGTGGATGGGCCGGTGGAGCTATTGATAATTGCTATACAACAGAAGGTGGATGTCCAAAAGGACCTGCTCCAACAAATGGAGGTACCATTATGAGCTATTGTCATTTAACTGGATATGGTATTAATTTTAATAATGGATTTGGACCCTTACCAGGTGATAAAATTCGCGCAGAAGTAGTTGCAGCAAATTGTTTAGGAACAAGCTGTAGCGGCGGTGGTGGCTGTAATGCTCCAACCGGCTTAGCAATTAGTAACATCACGCAAACTACTGCAACGGCAACCTGGAATGCAGTAAGTGGAGCTACCTCTTATAATTTTGAATATAAAACGAATGCAGGTTCAACATGGACTGTAGTAACCACTACGAATCCTACTTATAATATAACCGGCTTAACAAGTAGCACCTTATACAATACAAGAGTGAAGGCTGTTTGTTCTTCAGGATCTAGTAATTACTCCGCAACTGTCAATTTTACAACAGCAGGAAGTGGCGGCGGATGTGGTACTCCAACCAATTTAACGGTAACCAATATCACACAATCTACTGCAACTGCCAGTTGGACTGCAGTAAGTGGAGCTACCTCTTATAATTTTCAATATAAGTTAGCATCCAGCGGAACCTGGACCACAGCATCTGTTACTACTACTACTGTAAATCTTTCCGGAATGACTCAGGGTACAAGCTATAATGTACGGGTTCAAGCAGTTTGTGGAGGCACTCAAAGTGCATATACTGCAACGGTGACATTCACAACACTAAATGGATATTGCGCTTCAAAAGGAAACAATTCTAATTACGAATGGATTTCACGGGTAAAACTTGGAACCATTGATAGAGTTTCAGGAAAAGATGGTGGCTATTTTGATG from Saprospiraceae bacterium carries:
- a CDS encoding WG repeat-containing protein encodes the protein MRILIKKTMTIKYNCICISTIMQLFASNLHCQDTLVFNNHINGIKAVNIGVNISGNLDRMGINGGKWHFIDSLDAPLGDNNYDYILDFKEGLAAVCLGTVIDVKPLKEIKHFTKEEKIILDEKSFSKENNDYKNSRTVTTITKYKTKTINETKTLIRNRKSFREGGKWGFIDITGKVIIDLSFEAVSSYSNGLAAVRKNGKWGFIDTIGNLVIPNIYYNFIDFQNKFTFVKTREESDYMSWIIIDRSGNRVTNRYYGSLSGIPKSKYNNNNSINYYWKEFIDDKMELTLYDSSGLFLVEDVKTQLRGYIDSFGKEIIPPIYVQISANKDGLFCALLPNREMGYLDKFGKVQIPFEFYIGSFAKYDYTLDKCEFKDGFAIVERGNKTGYISKDGKFILYCKKNKLYDKDGNLKLKCGDCPNSYTNNRSMGSIYSMFKGFKKFKNGKAEICLDSEDYKTQNVYILDSVGNLIPSQGKCTLDYTYYHD
- a CDS encoding phosphatase PAP2 family protein; amino-acid sequence: MLDIHFCFILYLIFTINLSISIAQNEDTLKFKNLKITSSDILIPGLLFSTSIIALTDNDIIGNHEFTEGRNKWFSGFHNHLDDYGQFAPVAIVYLADLFGAKAKNNFLDRSFLLLKAELFTGLFVLPMKKLTHIKRPDGSDHNSFPSGHTAQAFVAATFLHKELGDESVLYSIAGYSLATTIGLFRMANNKHWASDVLAGAAIGILATNLAYKLGQYKWIQKHKENISFQTAYSNKRVMLGFNYNF
- a CDS encoding L-serine ammonia-lyase; this translates as MERISVFDIFKIGIGPSSSHTMGPWKAAQQFINELKLAGNLESIERIQVELFGSLAKTGKGHGTDIAIILGLQGEDPATIPLDDVHTKLDYVQQHLRLPLNPKYAIPFNPDQDILFYYDQILAFHSNGLRFRAFFKNETAQSFTYFSTGGGFVVKEGDEKLLAAIQMPYPIDKAEDLENYCNLLKLPISAVVLQNELALRTESEIRQKLLGLWDVMKQCIFKACHTDGVLPGGLNVQRRAQGMASKLMQSSNYSNADAWMQIIKSSKHTFTSTLNWLSCFALAVNEENAAFGRIVTAPTNGAAGVIPAVLMYQLCFTEKDTDDDIIRFLLTAGEMGSLFKKGATISAAMGGCQAEIGVSSAMAAAALTECQGGSFEKAMMAAEIAMEHHLGLTCDPIGGLVQIPCIERNTMGAIKAVTASQIAMESDPSKALVSLDAVIKTMKETAKDMNSKYKETSDGGLAIHIPVNIVEC
- a CDS encoding NAD(P)/FAD-dependent oxidoreductase yields the protein MSELPLNTFDFDVIILGGGAAGFFSAINLAELKPGLRILILEAAKDTLNKVRISGGGRCNVTHACFDPEVLVNYYPRGFKELLGPFYFFGPAQCIEWFEKYGVDLKTEADGRMFPVSNTSLTILECFYKLIYKHHIEVRCSTRVTNFYFDLDSNRWIVSANTLQLNCSKLIVTTGSDARCWELLKNLGHDIIAPVPSLFTFNVVDKKIKELMGVSFSNVKLQIVGTNLESTGPMLITHWGFSGPAILKLSAWGARLLAEKKYTFEMIINWLNFSEEDIKSCILDCKNNKPKKKIVSQSIMQLPIRLWQYLMERAGISVDLIWNQISGNQIKDLIKVLSSSIFSIQGKSTFKEEFVTAGGVDLKNINFKTFESKKCAGLYLAGEVLNIDAVTGGFNFQSAWTGAYMIADQIAKSDL
- a CDS encoding fibronectin type III domain-containing protein, whose amino-acid sequence is MAFICLSITMTSFAQGVSEIKVNEQNGMPLPAIAQKVYDAKATYGGFQNIQALQLGSQKQTRFTAALNNQYQILEPIQSVLEKLVKEKPDQLTLSIPTNSREVIKLDLIRVNLLAEGFKVYTSSNDKTPIDYEAGAYYRGVIQGKENNSIASISIFKDQILGSFSSGDGNMVIQALPDFPGQLILFNDKDIQEDFAFECLTDELQTIQKPIQPRGIQASGDCIRVYIECDYALFQNKGSSSATVTWITAVFNNVATLYANESINTTVSEVFVWTTADSYSKTSSIDALNQFKAARPSFNGDLAHLAALGGNNIGGVAWLDVLCSTYKYAYSNISATYASVPTYSWTVEVMTHEMGHNVGSNHTQWCGWAGGAIDNCYTTEGGCPKGPAPTNGGTIMSYCHLTGYGINFNNGFGPLPGDKIRAEVVAANCLGTSCSGGGGCNAPTGLAISNITQTTATATWNAVSGATSYNFEYKTNAGSTWTVVTTTNPTYNITGLTSSTLYNTRVKAVCSSGSSNYSATVNFTTAGSGGGCGTPTNLTVTNITQSTATASWTAVSGATSYNFQYKLASSGTWTTASVTTTTVNLSGMTQGTSYNVRVQAVCGGTQSAYTATVTFTTLNGYCASKGNNSNYEWISRVKLGTIDRVSGKDGGYFDATSLVTDVTKGTTYTMNYQTSTSGSSGVLYWRVWIDFNNNNSFNDAGEQVISVASASTALLSSNFTIPAGAATAKVRMRVSLRYGGFATSCQTYSYGEVEDYSVNIKAVGGIIDPNSEKVNIDEVNLYPNPFANSFIVEFNANQNQLVNILVLDAIGRVLINKSVEANQGRNSMQIETENLAPAGYLIQVKSLNNSHYRKMLKLE